The Laspinema palackyanum D2c genome segment GAAGCTGCTACCTCCACCGGGATTAACCCCGAGATGCCTCCGAGGCGGTGGGAAGGGTGGAATGGGGAACGGTGGCAACCTATCCTCCTCCATGAATCGGACGATAAAACCCAAGGGTTCAGTTTTAGCGAAATCGTCCGCCAAGGGGGCGACCCCCTCTCTGGGGCTGATGTGGTGCTACATACCCCGAAAACTTGGCCGGTGACGAACTTTTTTACCTACCAAGGTCGGTGGATCCGCTGCGTTTATACCCAACCGGGGACTTATCAAGCGGGATATACGCGATCGCCTCGCATTGTCGGGTTGAGCGCCCGGTCCATTGGCGGCAGTGTCACCGCTTCTCAAAGCACTCTAATTCGCAATGAAATCCTCGGGGAAAGCGATGGCAATCCCGGCCAAACCTTTCAGATCCAGGGGGTGCCGGTACTGCCGCGACGAGAAGACGAATATATCCTCGTCACCCCCATCGGGGGGTTACCCCAAATCTGGCAAGAAGTCAATGATTTTTCCACCTCCGGGCCGGAAGACTTGCATTACACCCTGGATTCCCTCACGGGAAAAGTTCAGTTCGGACCCCTGATCCGCGAACCGACGCAATTGCGGGAAAAAATGGCTTGGCGGGCATCGGAACAAGGTGCACGTCAGGGTTCCTTGACTTTAGCCAATGGACGCCAGGGCGATCGCCATGCCTTTGAACCGATGACCGCGACGGGAATCGAGTCGATGGAACGACAATATGGAGCAGTCCCCCCCCGAGGGGCAAATATTCAAATTGTCAGTTACCGCACCGGAGGCGGACTGCGAGGGAATGTCCAAGCCGGAACCATTTTAATTGTCAAATCAGCGGTCCCTTATGTCGCTGCGGTGATTAACCATCTGCCAGGACGAGGGGGGGCCGATAGCGAATCCCTGGATGAAGCGGTAATTCGCGCTCCGCGAATGCTCCGCACCCGCGATCGGGCCGTCACTGTAGAAGACTTTGAAACCCTCACCCTGGAAGCAGGAGCCGGTGCAGTCGCCCGGACCCTCTGCTTACCCCCCACCCACAAATCCGAAGCGGGAACCGTGCGGATGCTCCTGGTTCCCAAACCGGACACCCTCAGCATTGAACGCGGGGAAGGCATTGACCCGGACTTGTTCAACCTCTCCCCAGTCCTGATCAATCGCGTCTTGACCTATCTGGACGAGCGCCGTTTACTGGGAGTCGCCGTCAAATGTAACCAACCCGACTATATGGGGGTATCGGTGCAAACCGAAGTGGCCCTCAAACCCGAATATAAAAACCCCAGCGCCCAACAGCAAATCATCTTTTCCATGCAGGTGGCGCTC includes the following:
- a CDS encoding putative baseplate assembly protein → MDFDFLPNLPKSDLDDRKFQDLVDECLLRIPRYCPEWTNYNPSDPGVTLVELFAWMTDQMLTRFNQVPRRNYVTFLELLGVRLRPPTPAKTEVTFYMSATLPENYTIPVGTEVATVRTEEEEAIVFSTDAPVAVGKPRIRHLLTAPSAEQEPQILRDRFIGSWRMERTGEWQGLELPFFDDTPEPGNCFYLVFDSESLIEGNVIALTLKGEAATSTGINPEMPPRRWEGWNGERWQPILLHESDDKTQGFSFSEIVRQGGDPLSGADVVLHTPKTWPVTNFFTYQGRWIRCVYTQPGTYQAGYTRSPRIVGLSARSIGGSVTASQSTLIRNEILGESDGNPGQTFQIQGVPVLPRREDEYILVTPIGGLPQIWQEVNDFSTSGPEDLHYTLDSLTGKVQFGPLIREPTQLREKMAWRASEQGARQGSLTLANGRQGDRHAFEPMTATGIESMERQYGAVPPRGANIQIVSYRTGGGLRGNVQAGTILIVKSAVPYVAAVINHLPGRGGADSESLDEAVIRAPRMLRTRDRAVTVEDFETLTLEAGAGAVARTLCLPPTHKSEAGTVRMLLVPKPDTLSIERGEGIDPDLFNLSPVLINRVLTYLDERRLLGVAVKCNQPDYMGVSVQTEVALKPEYKNPSAQQQIIFSMQVALYRFLNPLTGGPDATGWPFGRPVYPSDIVTILQNIPGVLYLGSVQLFELRLRNGVWVRSLPRDPVINPGPLGLVCSWRNDTLRSGHTISVI